Within Sphingomonas piscis, the genomic segment GAGCTTCGAACTCGCCAAATCGCGGACCAGCGCTCCCCAATCCGGTTGAGTTTGGCTTTGCTTCCACTCGCTATAATCGCGTGCTCGTCCGAGGAAGGCCTTGCCGATCATGGTTCCTCGCTTCGCGTCTGTCGCATCGCCCACCGGCCGAGCCAGATCGAGAAAATGCCGCTGGGCGAGCTGATTTCGAACGAATTCCAGGTCGAAGATGGCTTGCCCGGGGAACAGCAAGAGCGGGGTGTCCCACACCAATTGCTCGATCAAGCGGTCACAACCGGCGTCGTCCACGATCTTCACAAGACCTTGCCAGCCCTTGAGCTGCACTTCCCCGCGGGCAATGCTCGCCATAGCCGCGGTGGGAAATGCAAGCACGACAGCATAGCGCAACTCGCGAAAGGCGAGCATCTGAGCCAAGCCGATGTGCGCTGTCAGATCATCGATAGAGCTGAGGTGCACCACCGCGATGAGGAGCGGCTTCGAAGGTTCGGGCGGCTCCGTGCGTTGGCGGTTTAGCCAGCTTTCCCACTCTGCCTTGACGGCGGCCGCCACCTCGACGTTCCCGGCGACGAACGCGCGCCTCCACGACAGCATCCCGGCGACGAACTGCGCGTTGCTCATGCGGCAAGGTTCACAATGCTCGCACTGAGGTTTTCCTAGGTGAACTGGTCCACGGTCGCGCGAACGTTCCCGGTGAGTTCATAAGCGGACTCGATCAAGTCCGCGATCGTACCCGCGTCAGCGTCCGTGTCGAACAGGAAGCCATTCTGACCATGCCGGATGATTTCAGGAGCAAAGCCGGTCCGGCTTGCAACCGGCACTGCATTGCTCATCATCGCTTCGATGAGTGGGATCGGCCCGCCTTCTAGGCGCGAAATCGACAGGAACACGTCGAAGTCCGAGTAGATCTTGCCATATTCACTGTAGCGGGCGGTCTTGTAGGTAAAATTCGAAAGTGAGAGCATTTCCTCGAAAAGCGCATATTGGTTCCAGTTACGCCCCAGCAGCAGGAACTGCCGGTGAGGCAAGCGCTTGATCACCTCGAGCAGCACATCCGGATTCTTGCGCTCGTAGAAGGCCGACGACAGGCCGACCACGCCGGACCCCGATCGCGCATGATATTGAAAAAGCTGCGGATCGGCAGCGCCCAGGATGACGACCGTCTTCTCTTCGGGGAGGCCGCGATCGAGCCACACCTGACGATTGGACTCGCAGGTGAAAATGATCTTGGTTGCGCGGTCGAAGGCCACCAGCAGTCTGGCAATCGACTCCGGCGTTTCAATGCGCGGATGGGTGTACCAGACGAAGATCTTGGCGTCAGCCAGCATCTCCGACTCTCTTGCGACGAATGTCTCGAACAATGAATGATGAGAGAAGAAGTAGTTCTTGGTCGGTGGCGGCGCTGCCGGATAGTAGACGACCTGCCAACTCGCCGGCTGCCGCGAACCGATCTCCCTGCTGATTGCATCGAGGATCCAGCCGCGCGATTTCTCGTGCACCATGAACGCCCAGTCGACGCTGCCATCGTCGTTCAGGCGCTCGGGGAAAGGCCCGGCGCGAATTGCGCTTGGCCGAGGGGCCGGGCTCTCCCCGACAAATGCTGAAAGGCCGCCATACACAGCCTCCGCATTCGTGAGCACCGGGACGTCGAGCTGGTGAGCGTGGTGCCTGAAAAGCTGCGCAATCGGCGCATTGAGCCGTTCAACCACGATCGCCGAGCAATCCACAAGGAGCCCTCGGACACCTTTGGGCTTTCCTGAGAAAAATCGCGGGATCCGCCGCGACGAGCGAAGCACGTTCCAGAAGCGCGAGTCCGACTCCAGAAGCTGAGTGGATACCATCAGCTCATAATCCAGCTCATCATAATGCCTGAGCATCTTCACCAGCTTGGTGACGGCGCGCAGGTTGTTCCCCGGCTCGATGACGATCAGAAGCTTCTTCCCGCAACGTCCACCCGGCTTGCACTTTGCGGCTGCGATGGCGTTGGTCAGCAATCCGGCCCACAGCTTGCCGATCCGCTCCGGCGCGTAACGGGTGAGCACTCGGCTCGCTTCCGCCAGGCGCTGAGGAAGCACTCGCTCTCTCTGCGGTCCAATACAGGCGCGCAAGGCATCGCGCATCTTGCCGCTGGGGATCGCCTCATCGAACTCCGACACGGCGGCACCTTTGCCGGAGATAACTGGCACGCCGGCGGCAAAGGCCTGCAGGACCCGGGTTGAGGATTTGATCTCACAAAAGGCGTCGTCGCCGGTCGTCAGCAGTGCGGCGTCGGCGGCGGCGAGTTCGGCGTAAACGGCCGGGGCTGACCAGGGAACGTAGCGTGTAGGAAACCCGCAGCCCTGGACCAGTGCCTGGTAGACAGGCTCGCTGTTGCTGACGACGATCAGCTCCAGCGGAACGTCTTCATTGACCCTGTAGAGCGACTTCAGACTAGGTCGCAGCGTATAGATGCCGAAATTACTGTGGCTTGCCCCGTAATTGCCGAACCACACGATCCGCTTCCGATCGGCAGCGCTGGAAGTGGAGGGCGGCGGCAGTTGTTCCGGCAACGTCCAGCCAGTCACGAACTCGTAAGTCTCGCGATACACGTCCCACGTCTCCGCGACGTCGGGGATGTTGTGCACCTTAAGGCCTGAGACGCCGTTGTCGCAGGCGTAGCCCTGGATCCGGTCGGCCATTTCAGCGCTGGGGACGGTCACGCCAGCAAGGAATGGCGCCATCCCGAGAAACCGTAGCATGTTCACACCGAACTCGTTCTTTACGTAGCCCGGCGCGAGCATGTCGTCGCAGAAATCCATGAAAACCGGCACCTGGAACAGGCGCGCCTTGGCGACCACATCCACGACCGTCTGATCGATCCGCTTGACGATCACGATGGCGTCGAGTTCGCCGATCTTCTTCAGCAGATCCTCGGTCGAGGTGAAGTATGTGCTCCTGAAGCCTGGCGAGAGCACCCGCGCAAAGTGGAAGCAGCGATAGCGGATGCTCGCCGAATCCACCTCCACCGACTTGATGAGCCAACCGATTTTCAACGGCCGTGAACGCCCGGCATCCTCGCTCACCGGGGTCACCGATGCACCCTCGAACGAGAGGGTCAGGTCAAATGTCGGCGCAATGTCCATTCAAACATCCAAGACAGGAACCGAACCTGCCGGCAACCACTGCCACATTTCGGGAGATAGTCGATCAGGCGGCAGAAGCGGGAGCAGGCGTTCGAAGGTTGGGAACGTTCACCTCGAACGCTTCGAAAATGCAGGATTGGCATCCGCAATCGGAAACGTCGATGTTCCACTGCTGGAAGTGCGCTCCGCCGCCGTAGGTGATCTGATGGCTGATCGCTTTGGGGTTGGCATACCAGACCGCGCCGGGAGCAAATTCGATCCGGTGTAGTGGCGTACCGTCCTTCAGCGG encodes:
- a CDS encoding glycosyltransferase family 4 protein, which encodes MDIAPTFDLTLSFEGASVTPVSEDAGRSRPLKIGWLIKSVEVDSASIRYRCFHFARVLSPGFRSTYFTSTEDLLKKIGELDAIVIVKRIDQTVVDVVAKARLFQVPVFMDFCDDMLAPGYVKNEFGVNMLRFLGMAPFLAGVTVPSAEMADRIQGYACDNGVSGLKVHNIPDVAETWDVYRETYEFVTGWTLPEQLPPPSTSSAADRKRIVWFGNYGASHSNFGIYTLRPSLKSLYRVNEDVPLELIVVSNSEPVYQALVQGCGFPTRYVPWSAPAVYAELAAADAALLTTGDDAFCEIKSSTRVLQAFAAGVPVISGKGAAVSEFDEAIPSGKMRDALRACIGPQRERVLPQRLAEASRVLTRYAPERIGKLWAGLLTNAIAAAKCKPGGRCGKKLLIVIEPGNNLRAVTKLVKMLRHYDELDYELMVSTQLLESDSRFWNVLRSSRRIPRFFSGKPKGVRGLLVDCSAIVVERLNAPIAQLFRHHAHQLDVPVLTNAEAVYGGLSAFVGESPAPRPSAIRAGPFPERLNDDGSVDWAFMVHEKSRGWILDAISREIGSRQPASWQVVYYPAAPPPTKNYFFSHHSLFETFVARESEMLADAKIFVWYTHPRIETPESIARLLVAFDRATKIIFTCESNRQVWLDRGLPEEKTVVILGAADPQLFQYHARSGSGVVGLSSAFYERKNPDVLLEVIKRLPHRQFLLLGRNWNQYALFEEMLSLSNFTYKTARYSEYGKIYSDFDVFLSISRLEGGPIPLIEAMMSNAVPVASRTGFAPEIIRHGQNGFLFDTDADAGTIADLIESAYELTGNVRATVDQFT